The stretch of DNA CTCGGCCGTGATCTTCGCCACCCGGGCGAGGCGATCCGAAGGCGTTCCCTTCCGCGCCCTGTACCGCGCCTACCGTCTCGCCTACCGGCTGCTGACCGGCTCCTGGATCTCGTTCGGCAACTTCAGCCTGGTCCCCGCCCGCCTGCTGCCGCGCCTGACCCTGCTGGCCGAGCTCTGGAACCACTACCCGGCGGCGGTGATGAAGGCCCGGATCCCGATCGCGACCATACGGGTCGACCGGGCCCGGCGGCTGGCCGGGCACTCGCAGATGACCCTCGTCTCCCTGGTGCTCCACGGGCTCAGCGCCATCTCGGTGTACGGGGACGTGATCGGGGTCCGCGCGCTGCTCGCCACGGTGGTGGCGATCGGCCTCTGTCTCGGCGGCATCGCGGTGGTGGTGGGTATCCGGTTCATGACCGATCTGGCCATTCCCGGCTGGGCCTCGGCGGTGGTCGGACTCCTGGTGGCCATCCTGCTCCAGACCGTGTCGCTGTCACTCGTGTTCGTCTTCATGATCCTCAACAGCCGGAACTATTCGACCGTCATCCCCCGGCGGGACTACGGCGACTACGTCGCGGCCGAAGAGCGCCTCTACCCGTGACCCCCGGGGAGACCGCCGTCGCCCCGCAGTACGCCGGACAGGAGCTCTCCCTGTTCGCCCGGGCGGCCCACTGGAAGGCCTACCTGGCGGACCTTCTCCGCCCCTACCTGGTCGGCGCGGTCCTGGAGGTCGGCGCGGGCCTGGGCGCCACGACGCGGGCGCTGTGCGATGGAAGCCAGCGGCGGTGGCTCTGTCTGGAGCCGGACCCGGCGCTGGCGGCCCACATCAGGCAAGAGATTGCTCGGGGCGGGCTGCCGGCGTGCTGCGAGATACGGGCGGGCACGGTCCCGGACCTGCCGGCGGACTCGCGCTTCGACGCCATCGCCTACGTCGACGTCCTGGAGCACATCCAGGCGGACCGCGAGGAGCTGGCCCGCGCCGCGCAGCACCTCCGCGCCGGCGGCGCCCTCGTCGTCCTCGCCCCGGCCCACGGGTGGCTCTACTCCCCGTTCGATGCCGCCATCGGACACTATCGCCGGTACACGCGGCGGTCCCTCGCCCGGGTGATGCCGACCCACCTCGAGCGGACCCTGGTGCGCTATCTCGACAGCGTGGGTCTGCTCGCGTCGGCCGCCAACCGGCTCCTCCTCCGGCGGCATCTGCCGACGCCCGGCCAGATCGCGTGCTGGGACGGATGGATGGTGCCCCTCTCCCGGCGGGTCGATCCGCTCCTGGGGTTCCGCGTGGGCAAATCCGTCCTGGGCGTCTGGCGGGCCCTCGCGGACCAGGTCGCCAAGTAGTTGGC from Candidatus Methylomirabilota bacterium encodes:
- a CDS encoding class I SAM-dependent methyltransferase, which produces MTPGETAVAPQYAGQELSLFARAAHWKAYLADLLRPYLVGAVLEVGAGLGATTRALCDGSQRRWLCLEPDPALAAHIRQEIARGGLPACCEIRAGTVPDLPADSRFDAIAYVDVLEHIQADREELARAAQHLRAGGALVVLAPAHGWLYSPFDAAIGHYRRYTRRSLARVMPTHLERTLVRYLDSVGLLASAANRLLLRRHLPTPGQIACWDGWMVPLSRRVDPLLGFRVGKSVLGVWRALADQVAK
- a CDS encoding glycosyltransferase: MTPTLAGDRRPLIVLMPVYNDWEVVPHLLAELDRALIEADLTAEVVIADDGSVVVPGRELFAGARYRALASITVLHLGRNVGHQRAIAIGLAYIDAKRPCCAVVVMDADGEDAPTDVPRLVRAWATADSAVIFATRARRSEGVPFRALYRAYRLAYRLLTGSWISFGNFSLVPARLLPRLTLLAELWNHYPAAVMKARIPIATIRVDRARRLAGHSQMTLVSLVLHGLSAISVYGDVIGVRALLATVVAIGLCLGGIAVVVGIRFMTDLAIPGWASAVVGLLVAILLQTVSLSLVFVFMILNSRNYSTVIPRRDYGDYVAAEERLYP